TTTTCAGAATTTACTTTCATTCCCATTCCCTCTTTATTTCTCTCGTAAATTTCTATAGAATATGTTGATAGGAATTATAAATTTCATAATGAATCGTGGAAAGGATGGGATTAACACATGTGGAACGAGTTTAAAAAATTCGCTTTCAAAGGGAATGTCGTTGATTTAGCTGTCGGGGTTGTAATCGGTGCTGCATTCGGTAAAATCGTTAGTTCTTTAGTAAAAGATATCATCACACCATTACTTGGTATGGTATTAGGTGGCGTTGACTTTACAAGTTTACACTTTGGATACGGTAAATCTGCTGTTATGTATGGTAACTTCATCCAAACAATTTTTGACTTCTTAATTATCGCAGCTTCTATCTTTATGTTTGTTAAAGTTTTCAACAAACTAACATCTAAAAAAGAAGAAGAAAAAGAGGAAGAAATTCCAGAACCAACAAAAGAAGAAGAACTTCTTGGCGAAATTCGCGACTTACTAAAACAGCAAAACTCTTCTAAAGATAGAGCATAATTGAACGGATAAAAAGGCATGTCCCCTCAAGACATGCCTTTTCTATATGCTATAACGTTTCCGAATTCATATGAATAAATAAAATAATACCAGCAACCATAAGTACCATAATGCTACCTGCAAATAGTGTAATACCAATAAACATTAAACTTGTGCTCATATCTACTGATACACTTTCAATAAAAATAGAAATTACATACGTGATAAGGGCAATTCCTGCAAGAATACTTCCTGGAACAAATCGCTTTAAACCATTTTGTTTTAACGTCATATATGCAAAAATAGCAGTCATACAAAGCGTAATTATCCAAAGAACGATCATCTCTTTTCCCCCCTCACAAGCCTTTTCTTTCTATTATACATGACATTGCCCTATAATAGTTAAATTTGCACTTATGTGACATATAACAAGGAATAGCCCCATCTATAGCGAAGGCATTATAACATACACTTATACAATAAGGAGGCTTTCATTTGGAATATACTACTACATATAAATTAGAGCTATCCGAACGATTCGATTATGTTACGATTGACTTAGACAAACAGTTTTTTTACATCGAAGTTGTAAATTTACAAAGTAATATAACTGTACTAAAAATATCAATTAACTTGCAAAAAGACGAAATGGTAAATGCAGTCGTACAAAAATACTATCCTGAATACGAATAAAAGCTCACAGCAATCGCTGTGAGCTTTTTTATACTTACTTCGTTGAATCTCTAAATTGGATACGGTGAGGTAAGATAACAGTGTGATCTTCCACTTTTTCTTTGTTCATATACTTTGTTAATAGACGCATTGCTACTGCACCGATATCATACATCGGTTGAACAACTGTTGAAAGCTGCGGACGAACCATTAATGCAAGGCGTGTATTATCGAAACCAAGTACTTCTACGTCAGTTGGTACGTTTAATCCAGCGTCTTGTGCTGCATGGATTACACCTAGTGCCATTTCATCAGAAGATACGAAGATTGCTGTTGGCTTTTCATCATTGCTCCAAAGCTTTTCGAATGCTTCGATACCTGAGTCATATGTGTAATCTCCATCGATTACAAGATTTTCATCATATGAAATACCTGCTTCTTCTAAAGCTTTTTTATAACCTTGTAACTTCTTCGCGCTTCCCGCTTTATCAATGAAAGGACCAGAGACGAAACCGATACGTTTATGTCCTTGCTCGATAAAGTGCTTCATTGCATCATAAGCTGCTTGTGTATAATCAATATTTACTGATGGCGTTTCATTTTGCTCATCAAATGATGCTGCTAATACAATTGGTACTGGAGATTTTTTAAATTCTTCAATGTGAATGTCTGTAATATCTTCACCCATGAAAACAATTCCGTCCACTTGTTTTCCAAGCATCGTATTTAATAAATGGAACTCTTTCTCTTTGTTTTGGTCAGAGTTACTTAAAATGATGTTATATTTGTACATTGTTGCGATATCTTCAATTCCACGAGCTAGTTCTGCATAAAACGTATTTGAGATATCAGGAATAATAACACCTACTGTAGTTGTCTTCTTACTTGCTAGTCCACGTGCTACCGCATTTGGGCGGTATCCTAAACGATCAATTGCTTCTAATACTTTCTTTCTTGTTGTAGGCTTTACATTTGGGTTACCGTTCACAACGCGTGATACGGTAGCCATTGAAACGTTCGCTTCACGCGCTACATCATATATTGTTACGTTCATCTCATCGCACACTCCTTCTATTTTTGTTATCTATTTTTATGTATCGGTTACTTGAATGAAAAAAAGACATCAACTCTATTTGCAGATGCCACCAATCGTCCCGAGTTCTTCCTTTTACTAATGATACGATAAAAACGCAGGCTCATACAATATTTTCCCGCAAAAGTTTCGAAAAAATTCGCTTCTTTTCTCGTATTTTCGTATTTTTTATGAAAAAAGGGCATTTTTTGTAAAAAAATAGATGTTTCCTTAGTAGAAATCTTATTTTAAGCAGTACGATAGTAAATGAAATTTATATCGGCGATTTTTCGAATATATCGACTGTAACTCGAAATATATCAGCGATTTTCCAAATATATCGACCGCAACTCTAATTATATCAGCGATTTTTTAAATATATCAACTTACCAACAAAAATCGACAATGACAGTCGCTATACAATAGGAGAAAGCTGTTCCAAAATGCCTTTTTGGAACAGCTCATTAAAAGTTTTTATAATTTACTTCCAAATGATTTTAATTCATTCATAAAATCATTGAACTGCGGTATATTCATTTGTTGCGCTGCATCAGATAAAGCTACAGCTGGATCGGGATGTACTTCAGCCATAATTGCGTCTGCACCAATTGCCATCGCTGCTTTTGCAGTTGGTAAGAGAAGGTCACGTCGCCCTGTAGAATGCGTTACATCGACAACGACAGGTAAATGTGTTTCTTTCTTTAAAATCGGCACAGCGGAAATATCAAGCGTATTACGCGTCGCTCTTTCATACGTGCGAATACCTCGTTCACATAAAATAATGTTCCCATTTCCCTTTGCCATAATATATTCTGCCGCATTAATGAATTCTTCAATCGTTGCTGATAGACCACGTTTTAATAATACTGGTTTATTCACAGCACCAGCTGCCCTTAGCAAATCAAAGTTTTGCATATTGCGAGCGCCAATTTGAATAACATCAACGTAATCTAATGACATCTCAATATCATTCGGATTTAAAATTTCACTAATAACAGCCAAATCATATTCATCTGCTACCTGGCGCAAAATTTGTAATCCCTCTAATCCAAGACCTTGAAAATCATACGGTGAAGTACGTGGTTTAAACGCACCACCACGCATTAATTTCAGACCTTGCCCTTTCATTGCTTCAGCAACTTGACGTACTTGTTCATAACTTTCCACTGCACACGGTCCCATAATAAAATGCTGATTTCCGTCACCAATTTTTTCACCATTAATTTCAACAATCGTATCTTCTGTTTTTTTCTTACGAGAAACAAGTAATGCTTTACGATGATCGTCTTCTTGTAATTCTAAACCAGCTTGAAAAATTTGTTTGAAAATATGTTGTAAAGTCGAAGTTTCAAATGGACCATTATTATTCTCTGCAATTAAATCCAGCATATTTCTTTCACGTACAGGATCAAAACGTTTCACACCTTGTACTTCTTTTAAATTACCAACTTCTTGTACGAGACGACCTCTTTCGTTTAGTAACTCTAATATTTGTAAATTAAGTTGATCAATTTCAGAACGTAAACGACCTAATTGTTGTGATGCCATAAGAAAGCCACCTCTTTCAAATTCCTATATGTTACTTTTTTAAGATAATTTATTATAGCTGATACATATACGATTGTCACACGATATACAGCAAGGAATTACTATCAAAAAACATTATATATTTTCATTTAAAATAAAAAAAAGACAGTTTACATACTGTCTTTTTTTACAAGAAGGAAACAAACGGTTTATCACTGTTTTTCTCTTTTATAATAACGGCCTCAATTTTACTCTCGGACTTGATCTGTAATTGTACTTTCGCATCTTTAGGCAATTTGTCTAACATGCCTTGAGCAGCCAATTGGGTAAGAGCCATTAATTCTGTTTTACCGTTATATTTAATAACAATATTCATATTTAATGTATCCATTTGATCTTTCTTATAAGAAACTTTAGCGTTGACTGGAATAAAATCTCCATTAGAAAAACCTTTTATTTCCTTAGCAAAGTTATTTATTTTTGTATTATCTTCTCCATGTGCTTGTGTAAATTCATCAGAAGGATATGAATACGACTTTTCATCGATCGTACTCCAATTTCCAAGGTTCGTATCATTCTTTTGAACAGTAGCACTAGCAATATACGTACCATTTTTTAAAGAACTTGTACTTTCTTGCTTAAAGATAGCAAACGTAATTGGAGATTTGTTATATTTATCATTTTTGTTAATAGCTTCAATAAGTTGTTTAGCAACTTCAGTCCCTTTAGACATAGCCTCTTCATTCGATACACTTGAAGACATAGCTAAGCCAATCATCACACCAGATAAACTTAATTCATTTGAATTCTGTTTTCCGAAATAATCTTGTTCTATAATATTTGTCAAAACTGGCGCTTCTACTTTCGCAACTAGTTCATCAATTAGTTTCTCTGGAATATACTGGTTTAATTGCAGTACGTGACTCTCTGTATCAAATTGCTGCGTTGCAATATTTATTAAACCATTTTCATACTCTGCTAAATCTAATTTAGAATTTGTTTTTATATTAGCTGTATTAATAACCTTTTGTTCTTTTAAAGGAATAACAGTTCTATAATAATCTTTAGAAACAGCAGTTCTCGGAATCATACTTTTTTCTTTTGTATCTTTTTGTATAACTTCATCCTTCTTACTAATCGTATTACTATTGTTACTACAAGCTCCCAGTAATAAACTTACGACTGCGAAGGATAATGCCATTTTCTTCATTACTTAAAACCTACTTTCAACAATCTAGTTATTTAGTTTGAACTATTAATAGTGTACCACTAAATATATTTCAACAAAAACAAAAAAAAGAAGCAAGCACCTTTAGCTTGCTTCTTTTTACTTTATATTCTCTTCTAAAGCATCTTTTTTAATATTCCAATGAGATGTATTCCATACTACCATCCCATCTTTTATGTATAACACTTGCGGTGATTCATGTCTAATACTGTATTGTTCTGCAACACGATTTGACACATCTCTCGCATCTTGTACGTATAAGTAATACGCTGGTACTTCTCTTTCTTCGCTGCAATACGCTTGAAATTCTGTGTATGCACCGTGACTAATTGGGCATGTCGTACTGTGTTTAAAAAGAACATACGGCTCGTTCTTTTCTACTAAGACTTCAAGCTCTTCAATTGTTTCAAGTTTTGTCATATTCATCACGATTCACCTCTCATACGAAATCTAGAGCGTTTCTCTTTCTTTTCAGCTTTTTTCTCAATTCTTTCTAATTTACGCTCTTCTTTTTCAACCTTCTTCTCTTGTCTCGACGCACGGTAATGATTGTATACTTCAATCGCCGCACTGCTCCACTGTACAACTTGCGCTACTTTATCAGCGTTATTTTCAATTTCGTCCGTTACAGAGTCTGATACATTACGAAGCTTCGTATTTAAAGATTGGATTGTCGTTCCAATCCCATCTACACCCGCTACCACTTTATTTAATGACTGTGACTTCTGTTGAATATCATCAGCTAACGCATTCGTTTTATGTAATAATTGCTCTGTCTCTACGCTAATTCCTTGCATTTGTTTTTCTAAACCTTCTAACGTGCTTGCAACGTTTTCTAACGTCTTCTGAACCGATAACAACGTTCTACATACATACACTACTAATACTGCGAAAGCAACCGCGATAATAGCCGCACTTACATATAAAAGAACTTGCATTTCATCACTTCCTTTATCTTTTTCATACTTTCCCCTATTATACAATCATTTTCCGTTTCATTCTAATCCCTATCTCATCATTAGAATTTTCATACTTATTCGTTAACTGTAACATAAATCATTCAACAAATTCCACTAAGTAGGTTACAATAGGAGAGGATACATAATTAGTAGGGAGGCTTTACATATGAAAGATCCACGTATTGAAAAGTTAGCATACAATTTAATTAACTACTCTATCCGCTTACAAAAAGGTGAAAAAGTATTAATTGAAAACTTTGGCTTACAAAAAGAACTTGTAACTGCACTTGTAAAAGAAGCATATGCAGCTGGTGGTTTCCCATTCGTCTCTTTAAAAGATCATCAAGTAGATCGCTCTTTATTAATGGGTGCTACTGAAGAACATTTCGAACAAATCGCTGCATATGAAGCAAGCGTAATGAAAGACATGGACGCTTATATCGGCCTTCGCTCTGGCGATAATATTAATGAACAAGCTGACGTTCCAAGTGAGCGTATGAAAGTTCATGGCCAAACAGTTGGTAAAAAAGTTCATAGAGACATTCGCGTTCCAAAAACACGCTGGGTTGTTCTTCGCTACCCAAATGCTTCTATGGCACAGCTTGCTAAAATGAGTACAGAAGCTTTCGAAGACTTCTACTTTGAAGTATGTAACTTAGACTACGGTAAAATGGATAAGGCGATGGACAGCCTTGTTACATTAATGAATAAAACAGATAAAGTTCGTTTAACTGGTCCTGGAACTGACTTAACATTCTCTATTAAAGACATTCCAGCAATTAAATGCTCCGGTCATTTAAACATTCCAGACGGTGAAGTATACTCTGCACCAGTTCGTGATTCTGTTAACGGTACAGTTTCTTACAACACACCATCTCCTTACAACGGTTATACATTTGAAAATGTACAACTTAAGTTCGAGAACGGCCAAATCGTTGAAGCAACTGCAAACGATTCAGAACGCATTAACAAAATCTTCGATACAGACGAAGGCGCACGCTACGTTGGTGAGTTCGCAATCGGCGTAAACCCATACATCTTACATCCAATGGGAGACATCCTATTCGATGAAAAAATCGATGGCAGCTTCCACTTCACTCCTGGACAAGCTTACGACGATGCATGGAACGGTAACAACTCGAACATCCATTGGGACTTAGTATGTATCCAACGCCCTGAATACGGCGGCGGCGAAATTTACTTTGACGACGTACTAATCCGTAAAGACGGGCGCTTCGTTGTACCTGAATTAGAAGCTTTAAACCCAGAGAACTTAAAATAATAAAAAAAACGCTCGGGATTTTTCCGAGCGTTTTTTTTATTAATACTTTAATAACTCTTTCGCCACATCTTCTGGCACTTTAAAACTCATTTTCTTATTTTTCATTTCAACTTCGACATAAGGGACATCTTTATATACTGTCATCGTACCAATTTCATGTAACTCTTTTTTATCTTTACTCGAATCCAATAATTTCGGTGTATCCTCTTGATACATTGTAAATGTTTTCCCTTGCGGAGTATCTAAAGGAGCCGATTGCATTTTCCACTTATCCATTTTCATGACTTCAAACAGCTTTTCAATTTTTTTCTTATCGGTAATTACTTTTTTCTCACTTGAATCAGTAAGTGATTCAATTTCAACTTTTTGTGCCTTTTCTAAGTTCATATCAGCCTTTTCCTTCTTCGCACTACACCCTATTAAAAGAAAGGATGCAGTTAACAGAAGTAAAAATAACATAAGGGCTTTTTTCATTTCTAATCCCCCTAACTACATAGTGCTACTTTTCTCACTTTTTGTTTGCTGAAAATGAAAATAATATAAAAGTGCCACTGCAATAGTACTTATTAATATTGGTATATATAAGGGCAAATCCCATTTCATATATACTCTAGTGCAAATAGCAAGCACCAGTAATATTTCTAAGCAAAACAAAGCTTTTACATATTTCATTTCTTACCCACCATTTCTATTTTCACATGTGGATTTTCTTTTTCGATAAGCGCCAAAAATTCATTCATATCTTGCGGCATCGCAACCATATGTACTTTATATGCATTCGTCGTAATTTCAAGAGACTTTCCGACCTGACGTATAATTCTCACATCTTTTAATACAATATCATCATTTAAAATACCGTACTTTAATACGCCATTTTCTACTTTATGTTTTTTAATAAATACTTCCCAAACGAGTGGTACATTTACAATGAAGCATAAACCCATCCCAATCAACGCTGACATCCAATGCGCTTTATTAGTGAAAAGCATGACAATTGGATATATAAACATAAAAACTAACGTAAGGCAAACGAAAATGACTACTGACTTACTTCTTTGAATTGGAAAGTTCATACCTACACCCCCTAATCCAAATTATACCACTATTTCCATTTTAGTTCATAGAAAAAGGCCATTTCTAAATGACCTTTTACACAATGTACCTATAAAATTTCTTATCTACCTGTAGCACCGGAAAGTTTTTCGGCAACTCGTCTATACTCACACTTTGAAAACCATTCTTTTCATAAAAGCGATGCGCCGCTAAAAATTTCACTGTCGTTCCTAAGTAAATATCTTTCAGCTTTTTATTCTCAGCCCATGAAATTGCTGTTTGGAGCAACTTATGTGATGCACCCCACTCTTTTCCGCGAAATTCTTTTTTTACGAACATTTTTCTTAACGCTACTTGATGATTCCCAATATCTAATAAAGCTACTGTTCCAACTACTTTACCATCATAATTTGCTACCCAAAAGTTTCCATGATTCCTTTGATAAAATGTTTCTATTTCAAGCAGGTCTGGCTGCTCTTCTTTCGTAATGGGGACATTGTACTCTTTTTGCTGAATATGAACGATAAGATTTACTACTTCGTCTTGAAATTTACTTTCATACGGAACAATATGAATCTTCTCGTTCATCGAATCTCCTTCCACTCTGAAGCTAATAAACTATATACAGCGATATCGTGGAAGTGATCGTATAGCCATTCTTCATCTCTTAAAACACCGTCTAACTTAAATCCTAAACGTTCTGGGATCGCGCGGCTTTTCACATTTTCAACACCGCATCTAATTTCCATTTTATTTAATTTTAAATTCTCAAATGCATAGTGAAGTACAGCCTTTACGCTACGCGTCATAATGCCTTTCCCGCCAGCATCTTCTGCCAGATAATATCCAAGGCTCGCCACTTTCTTCCCCCAGCTCACTGGATGAATGCCTACCATCCCAACAAGCTTCCCTTTATAACGTATGCCACTTTCAAAACCGTCTCCCTCTGCAAACTTCTTTAACCACATCGGACAAATCTCATCATAAGCATCAGCAGATTTCGTCCCATCTACCCAAGGAAGCCATCTTCTTAAATGGTTACGGTTTTGATTTATTAATTGATATAGTTCCTCTTTATGATGTTTTTCTAGTAATTGTAGTTCGATTTCGTCATCTACTCGGAGTGTGAACATATTTTTTAGTCCCCTTTTTAGTTTTCTTATTATTCTAACATTTATATTTCAAAACGCGTACCAATATATCAACGATTTTTGAAACATATCGAACACAACTCCATATATATCGACGTTTCAACATTAATGCACAACCACGACAACATAAAAAAGACGCACAGCCAAGCTATGCGTCTTTTCTATTATTTCTCTGCAACTTGAACTTCTTTTACGTAAGCCGCTTCGA
This DNA window, taken from Bacillus cereus ATCC 14579, encodes the following:
- the mscL gene encoding large conductance mechanosensitive channel protein MscL, which produces MWNEFKKFAFKGNVVDLAVGVVIGAAFGKIVSSLVKDIITPLLGMVLGGVDFTSLHFGYGKSAVMYGNFIQTIFDFLIIAASIFMFVKVFNKLTSKKEEEKEEEIPEPTKEEELLGEIRDLLKQQNSSKDRA
- a CDS encoding DUF3917 domain-containing protein; this encodes MIVLWIITLCMTAIFAYMTLKQNGLKRFVPGSILAGIALITYVISIFIESVSVDMSTSLMFIGITLFAGSIMVLMVAGIILFIHMNSETL
- the ccpA gene encoding catabolite control protein A, which codes for MNVTIYDVAREANVSMATVSRVVNGNPNVKPTTRKKVLEAIDRLGYRPNAVARGLASKKTTTVGVIIPDISNTFYAELARGIEDIATMYKYNIILSNSDQNKEKEFHLLNTMLGKQVDGIVFMGEDITDIHIEEFKKSPVPIVLAASFDEQNETPSVNIDYTQAAYDAMKHFIEQGHKRIGFVSGPFIDKAGSAKKLQGYKKALEEAGISYDENLVIDGDYTYDSGIEAFEKLWSNDEKPTAIFVSSDEMALGVIHAAQDAGLNVPTDVEVLGFDNTRLALMVRPQLSTVVQPMYDIGAVAMRLLTKYMNKEKVEDHTVILPHRIQFRDSTK
- a CDS encoding bifunctional 3-deoxy-7-phosphoheptulonate synthase/chorismate mutase; the protein is MASQQLGRLRSEIDQLNLQILELLNERGRLVQEVGNLKEVQGVKRFDPVRERNMLDLIAENNNGPFETSTLQHIFKQIFQAGLELQEDDHRKALLVSRKKKTEDTIVEINGEKIGDGNQHFIMGPCAVESYEQVRQVAEAMKGQGLKLMRGGAFKPRTSPYDFQGLGLEGLQILRQVADEYDLAVISEILNPNDIEMSLDYVDVIQIGARNMQNFDLLRAAGAVNKPVLLKRGLSATIEEFINAAEYIMAKGNGNIILCERGIRTYERATRNTLDISAVPILKKETHLPVVVDVTHSTGRRDLLLPTAKAAMAIGADAIMAEVHPDPAVALSDAAQQMNIPQFNDFMNELKSFGSKL
- a CDS encoding CamS family sex pheromone protein, with translation MKKMALSFAVVSLLLGACSNNSNTISKKDEVIQKDTKEKSMIPRTAVSKDYYRTVIPLKEQKVINTANIKTNSKLDLAEYENGLINIATQQFDTESHVLQLNQYIPEKLIDELVAKVEAPVLTNIIEQDYFGKQNSNELSLSGVMIGLAMSSSVSNEEAMSKGTEVAKQLIEAINKNDKYNKSPITFAIFKQESTSSLKNGTYIASATVQKNDTNLGNWSTIDEKSYSYPSDEFTQAHGEDNTKINNFAKEIKGFSNGDFIPVNAKVSYKKDQMDTLNMNIVIKYNGKTELMALTQLAAQGMLDKLPKDAKVQLQIKSESKIEAVIIKEKNSDKPFVSFL
- the ytxJ gene encoding bacillithiol system redox-active protein YtxJ, which produces MNMTKLETIEELEVLVEKNEPYVLFKHSTTCPISHGAYTEFQAYCSEEREVPAYYLYVQDARDVSNRVAEQYSIRHESPQVLYIKDGMVVWNTSHWNIKKDALEENIK
- a CDS encoding DUF948 domain-containing protein, giving the protein MQVLLYVSAAIIAVAFAVLVVYVCRTLLSVQKTLENVASTLEGLEKQMQGISVETEQLLHKTNALADDIQQKSQSLNKVVAGVDGIGTTIQSLNTKLRNVSDSVTDEIENNADKVAQVVQWSSAAIEVYNHYRASRQEKKVEKEERKLERIEKKAEKKEKRSRFRMRGES
- a CDS encoding aminopeptidase; this encodes MKDPRIEKLAYNLINYSIRLQKGEKVLIENFGLQKELVTALVKEAYAAGGFPFVSLKDHQVDRSLLMGATEEHFEQIAAYEASVMKDMDAYIGLRSGDNINEQADVPSERMKVHGQTVGKKVHRDIRVPKTRWVVLRYPNASMAQLAKMSTEAFEDFYFEVCNLDYGKMDKAMDSLVTLMNKTDKVRLTGPGTDLTFSIKDIPAIKCSGHLNIPDGEVYSAPVRDSVNGTVSYNTPSPYNGYTFENVQLKFENGQIVEATANDSERINKIFDTDEGARYVGEFAIGVNPYILHPMGDILFDEKIDGSFHFTPGQAYDDAWNGNNSNIHWDLVCIQRPEYGGGEIYFDDVLIRKDGRFVVPELEALNPENLK
- a CDS encoding PH domain-containing protein — its product is MNFPIQRSKSVVIFVCLTLVFMFIYPIVMLFTNKAHWMSALIGMGLCFIVNVPLVWEVFIKKHKVENGVLKYGILNDDIVLKDVRIIRQVGKSLEITTNAYKVHMVAMPQDMNEFLALIEKENPHVKIEMVGKK
- a CDS encoding GNAT family N-acetyltransferase, which encodes MNEKIHIVPYESKFQDEVVNLIVHIQQKEYNVPITKEEQPDLLEIETFYQRNHGNFWVANYDGKVVGTVALLDIGNHQVALRKMFVKKEFRGKEWGASHKLLQTAISWAENKKLKDIYLGTTVKFLAAHRFYEKNGFQSVSIDELPKNFPVLQVDKKFYRYIV
- a CDS encoding GNAT family N-acetyltransferase, producing MFTLRVDDEIELQLLEKHHKEELYQLINQNRNHLRRWLPWVDGTKSADAYDEICPMWLKKFAEGDGFESGIRYKGKLVGMVGIHPVSWGKKVASLGYYLAEDAGGKGIMTRSVKAVLHYAFENLKLNKMEIRCGVENVKSRAIPERLGFKLDGVLRDEEWLYDHFHDIAVYSLLASEWKEIR